One Sporomusaceae bacterium ACPt DNA window includes the following coding sequences:
- the dml_1 gene encoding 2,3-dimethylmalate lyase, whose translation MAPGAHDALTAKIIEKTGFPAVYMTGYGQAASHLGKPDVGLLTMSEMVARAANIVEAVNIPVIADADTGFGNAINVMRTVREYEKAGVAAIQLEDQVAPKKCGHMIGRQVVPQVEMVGKLKAAVDARSDADLVIIARTDARTVHGIEEAIERAKAYEEAGADVLFIESPESMEEMKRITATFSVPVLANMVEGGRTPLVPVTELADIGYKIVIYPTASTYTLTFAINRLMENLKQTGTTAGMLDQMVTFTEFNELIGLPQIREFENIYVK comes from the coding sequence GTGGCCCCGGGGGCGCATGATGCGCTGACAGCTAAAATTATTGAGAAAACAGGCTTTCCGGCAGTATATATGACAGGTTACGGACAGGCGGCCAGCCATTTGGGAAAACCGGATGTCGGGCTGCTGACCATGAGCGAGATGGTAGCCCGGGCTGCCAATATTGTTGAAGCTGTCAACATCCCGGTCATTGCCGATGCCGATACCGGCTTTGGCAATGCCATCAATGTCATGCGCACAGTGCGGGAATATGAGAAGGCCGGGGTTGCTGCCATCCAGCTGGAAGACCAGGTGGCACCGAAAAAATGTGGCCACATGATTGGCCGGCAGGTGGTTCCGCAAGTGGAAATGGTCGGAAAACTCAAAGCGGCTGTGGATGCCCGCAGTGACGCAGACCTTGTTATTATCGCCCGTACTGATGCCCGTACTGTTCATGGCATTGAAGAAGCGATTGAACGGGCCAAAGCCTATGAAGAAGCTGGCGCCGATGTGTTGTTTATTGAATCACCGGAGAGCATGGAAGAAATGAAAAGAATTACGGCAACTTTCTCTGTGCCGGTGCTGGCCAACATGGTTGAGGGTGGCCGGACGCCGCTGGTGCCTGTAACCGAATTGGCTGATATCGGGTATAAGATTGTCATTTACCCAACAGCTTCCACCTATACCCTGACTTTTGCCATAAACCGGTTAATGGAAAACCTGAAACAAACAGGGACTACGGCCGGGATGCTGGATCAAATGGTTACCTTTACCGAGTTTAATGAACTAATAGGCTTGCCGCAAATCAGAGAATTTGAAAATATATATGTAAAATAA
- the cmoA gene encoding Carboxy-S-adenosyl-L-methionine synthase, which translates to MRDNKTSQPAAEYDANVHKTIPRYHLFHDETLDLVKVAVPRPQSWLDTGCGTGTLIVKAIEQFEHLRFVAADPSEGMLDIAAGKLANNDITYVLSGSEDLHYPDSFDVVTAIMVHHYLNEEGRRKATQNCFHMLKPGGIYITFETIKPNTENGTQIGLKRWRNAQLLSGKSPEAADKHISRYGSELLPITIAAHMELLTETGFSTVEIFWVSGMQAGFYGIK; encoded by the coding sequence ATGCGGGATAATAAAACTTCCCAGCCAGCGGCTGAGTATGATGCCAATGTTCATAAAACCATTCCCCGGTATCATTTGTTTCATGACGAGACTTTGGATTTGGTTAAGGTAGCAGTTCCGAGGCCTCAGTCCTGGCTTGACACCGGCTGCGGCACCGGGACGCTTATTGTCAAAGCAATCGAACAGTTTGAACACTTACGGTTTGTTGCCGCAGATCCGTCGGAAGGGATGCTGGATATTGCTGCCGGAAAACTGGCAAATAATGATATAACCTATGTTTTGTCAGGCAGTGAAGATTTACACTATCCTGACAGCTTTGATGTTGTCACCGCCATTATGGTTCATCATTATTTAAATGAAGAAGGCCGGAGAAAAGCCACTCAGAATTGTTTCCACATGCTTAAACCAGGCGGTATATATATTACATTTGAGACCATTAAACCTAATACGGAAAATGGAACGCAAATCGGCCTTAAGCGCTGGCGGAACGCCCAACTGCTGAGCGGTAAAAGTCCTGAGGCGGCGGATAAGCATATCAGCCGGTATGGGAGCGAACTTTTGCCGATTACCATTGCCGCCCATATGGAACTGTTAACAGAAACCGGATTTTCTACTGTGGAAATTTTTTGGGTCTCCGGTATGCAGGCCGGATTTTATGGGATAAAATAA
- the mii gene encoding 3-methylitaconate isomerase, producing MSEMQRIPCVIMRGGTSKAIFLKANHLPQDAARRDKMILEIFGSPDVRQIDGLGGADPLTSKLAIIAPSTHPEADIDYTFGQVSITAPYIDYTGNCGNISSAVGPFAIDEGFVAAKQPTTTVRIHNTNTGRILIAEVPTENGRAKVSGDCKIDGVPGTGAKIMMDFSGTAGSATNKLLPTGNPIDTISTSNGSLDISIVDVSNPCVFIRAKDIGMTGRETPQEVNGNAALLALLEEIRAKATVMIGMAADIETATQKSPAFPMIAFVAPTADYVDFTTGKTIGSNQVDFLSRMMFMQVLHKTYPGTGTACTGAAAKIPGTIVHEAIPHIDTIEVIRIGHPAGVIEIEAAVDHGKLVRAAFARTARRIMEGYVFVNNA from the coding sequence ATGAGTGAAATGCAGCGAATTCCATGCGTTATTATGCGGGGGGGCACCAGTAAGGCCATATTTCTGAAAGCCAATCATCTTCCTCAGGATGCTGCCCGGCGGGACAAGATGATTCTGGAGATTTTCGGAAGTCCTGACGTGCGCCAAATCGATGGTCTGGGAGGAGCTGACCCGCTGACCAGCAAACTGGCGATTATTGCTCCCTCTACTCATCCGGAGGCTGATATCGACTATACTTTTGGTCAGGTCAGCATTACTGCGCCTTATATCGATTATACCGGTAATTGCGGTAATATTTCTTCGGCGGTGGGGCCTTTTGCGATTGATGAAGGTTTTGTGGCGGCTAAACAGCCAACGACAACGGTAAGAATTCATAACACCAACACAGGCCGAATTTTAATAGCCGAAGTGCCTACCGAAAATGGCCGCGCCAAAGTGAGCGGAGACTGCAAAATTGACGGCGTTCCCGGCACTGGTGCGAAAATTATGATGGATTTTTCCGGTACTGCCGGTTCGGCTACCAATAAGCTGTTGCCGACAGGCAATCCTATTGACACGATTTCAACCAGTAACGGGTCCTTGGATATTTCCATTGTTGATGTTTCCAACCCTTGCGTGTTTATCAGAGCCAAAGATATCGGCATGACCGGCCGGGAAACACCGCAGGAGGTTAACGGCAACGCTGCGCTCCTGGCGCTTTTGGAAGAAATCCGGGCCAAGGCAACCGTAATGATCGGTATGGCTGCCGATATTGAGACAGCTACGCAAAAAAGTCCGGCTTTTCCCATGATCGCCTTTGTCGCGCCGACTGCCGATTATGTTGATTTTACGACAGGCAAGACGATTGGCAGTAACCAGGTTGATTTCTTGTCCCGAATGATGTTTATGCAGGTTTTGCATAAGACTTATCCCGGCACGGGTACGGCTTGTACCGGGGCGGCGGCGAAAATTCCGGGAACCATCGTGCATGAAGCCATTCCGCACATCGATACCATCGAGGTCATTCGCATTGGTCATCCAGCCGGCGTAATCGAAATCGAAGCTGCTGTGGATCATGGTAAGTTGGTTCGCGCCGCTTTTGCTCGGACGGCCCGGAGGATTATGGAAGGCTATGTGTTTGTGAATAACGCGTAG
- the yfmS_5 gene encoding Putative sensory transducer protein YfmS, which produces MSANDQAILDKLLFALPIIQQALQNDAGVTLTDREKFLLYKPGQKLDLKVPQDQPIKVGSGVYRAIHEKRRIAMRFDKTLYGLPYTSVAVPVYNEDKEVIGAVAITQPVELQESMKQMAGDLLDNVNLLAATTEEISAQTQEIAATGRTLAQVASESQVRVQETDQVLGLIRSVASETNLLGLNAAIEAARVGEQGRGFGVVAGEIRKLATTSADSVKKIETIIANIKTDGSTIYTQIHDTQEAINQIAAAVTQVADTIQQVTKMVSQLDQIAETLNCQDTN; this is translated from the coding sequence ATGTCGGCGAATGATCAGGCCATTTTGGACAAACTGTTATTTGCTCTGCCGATTATCCAGCAGGCGCTGCAAAATGATGCGGGGGTAACGCTTACCGACCGGGAAAAATTTTTATTATACAAGCCAGGTCAAAAACTTGATCTTAAAGTGCCGCAGGACCAACCCATCAAAGTAGGCAGCGGTGTTTATCGCGCCATTCATGAAAAACGGCGGATTGCTATGCGGTTTGATAAAACTTTGTACGGACTGCCGTATACTTCGGTTGCGGTGCCTGTTTACAATGAAGACAAGGAAGTTATTGGCGCAGTCGCCATTACTCAACCGGTTGAACTGCAGGAATCAATGAAACAAATGGCCGGTGATCTGTTGGATAATGTCAACCTACTGGCAGCCACTACCGAAGAAATTTCGGCTCAGACGCAAGAAATTGCGGCCACCGGCCGGACCTTAGCCCAAGTGGCCAGTGAATCACAGGTACGGGTGCAAGAGACCGACCAGGTGCTGGGACTGATCAGAAGTGTGGCCAGTGAAACCAATCTGTTGGGGCTCAATGCGGCGATTGAGGCCGCACGGGTGGGAGAACAAGGCCGCGGGTTTGGCGTTGTGGCCGGAGAGATTCGTAAACTGGCAACAACGAGCGCCGATTCGGTCAAGAAAATCGAAACCATCATTGCTAACATTAAAACCGATGGTTCAACCATCTACACTCAGATCCATGATACCCAAGAGGCGATTAATCAAATTGCTGCGGCGGTAACCCAAGTGGCTGATACCATCCAGCAAGTAACTAAAATGGTTTCACAGTTGGACCAAATTGCTGAAACCTTGAATTGTCAAGATACAAACTAA
- the hacA gene encoding Homoaconitase large subunit yields MHAIEKLLAQKAGKESVSTGEIVNCTVDLAGINDLYLQTVRSFFEMGGTKVHDPSKVIMFLDHYAPASTIVQADNQKQFREFCWDQGIDLLMDINEGVCHQVLADRGLSHPGEIIVVTDSHTTTHGAFGAFGTGVGATDLATILITGKLWFRVPEIIRINFEGELPKGVYAKDIILHVIGELGADYAVYKAVEFTGFTLKQLSISERMALCNMTTEMGAKTSYIQPDEITMEFLKKKVTRNYEIFTTDPGYQYAAEHTFDVSNLKPQLAAPFSVDNVSDVTAFTGRKIDQAYLGSCTGGRVEDLAVAAKILAGKKISKRTRFVVVPASRGVFLEAMAKGYVQTLVEAGATFVTPGCAACLGTHQGMLASGETCITSTNRNFPGRMGHTKGEIFLGSPAAVAAAALEGKIVDPSQYID; encoded by the coding sequence ATGCACGCAATTGAAAAACTTCTTGCCCAAAAAGCAGGAAAAGAATCTGTTTCAACAGGTGAAATTGTAAATTGTACCGTTGATCTTGCCGGCATCAATGACCTGTATTTGCAAACAGTGCGTTCCTTTTTTGAAATGGGCGGCACTAAAGTACATGATCCCAGTAAAGTTATCATGTTTCTCGACCACTATGCACCGGCGTCTACTATCGTACAAGCGGACAATCAAAAGCAGTTCCGTGAATTCTGCTGGGACCAGGGCATTGATTTGTTGATGGATATCAACGAAGGGGTATGTCATCAAGTATTGGCAGACCGCGGATTGTCCCATCCGGGAGAGATTATTGTTGTCACAGATTCACATACGACAACACATGGGGCGTTTGGTGCTTTTGGAACAGGTGTAGGAGCGACCGATTTAGCCACTATTTTGATTACCGGCAAGTTGTGGTTCCGGGTACCCGAAATTATCCGCATCAACTTTGAAGGCGAGTTACCGAAAGGTGTTTATGCAAAAGATATCATCCTGCATGTAATTGGGGAACTAGGAGCTGATTACGCGGTTTACAAAGCGGTGGAATTTACCGGATTCACTCTTAAACAGTTAAGCATATCTGAGCGTATGGCTTTATGCAATATGACGACCGAGATGGGTGCGAAAACCAGTTATATTCAGCCTGACGAAATTACAATGGAATTCTTGAAGAAAAAAGTAACCCGCAATTATGAAATTTTTACGACAGATCCGGGATATCAGTATGCGGCTGAACATACTTTTGACGTATCTAATCTTAAACCGCAACTGGCAGCCCCGTTCAGCGTGGACAATGTATCAGATGTTACTGCCTTCACTGGAAGAAAAATTGACCAAGCCTACCTTGGTTCATGTACTGGCGGACGTGTGGAAGATTTGGCTGTAGCGGCCAAAATCTTAGCAGGTAAAAAAATAAGCAAGCGCACTCGCTTTGTGGTTGTACCTGCTTCCCGGGGTGTTTTCCTGGAAGCAATGGCCAAGGGATATGTTCAAACTCTCGTTGAAGCCGGCGCTACCTTTGTTACACCCGGTTGCGCAGCTTGTCTGGGAACTCATCAAGGCATGCTGGCTTCAGGAGAAACCTGCATTACATCCACAAATCGGAACTTTCCGGGACGGATGGGCCATACCAAAGGGGAAATTTTCCTTGGGTCACCAGCCGCTGTGGCGGCTGCCGCACTAGAGGGTAAAATTGTTGATCCTTCCCAATATATTGACTAA
- the norR_6 gene encoding Anaerobic nitric oxide reductase transcription regulator NorR translates to MSLITFLAPDNSMLDKAHASFKTHHRDITVVKGLLSEGVIIASSLVATGTEIIITRGGTASAIRNAGIPVTIVEVPITGFDIIRCVERAKRHGRRIGAVSFPAMLQGIDCLSSILGVDIHLYPINEESEAETQVVRAFQDGVDVVIGGFITGKAAQQHNYPFELIDSGAEGILQAALEAKRIAYARNLEKTKTSLFRAVLDYAYGGIIAVDNQYCVTVFNPIAEQITGINNAQAVGKKIAQIWPELNLEKVISLGEDDLGQILTINGVDVLCNKVPIRVNSNIVGAVVTFQDVTQIQQMEARVRRSIYASGHVANFCFNDIIGTSEAIRQPIEIAKKFSITESSILITGETGSGKEVFAQSIHNYSQRRQGPFVAINCAALPSQILESELFGYVGGAFTGANHKGKPGLFEVAHGGTIFLDEIAEMDYITQGKLLRVLQEKKVMRLGSDRIIPVDVRVIAATNKNLKSLVNENKFRSDLYYRLNVLQLKIPPLRDRKEDIKQLAHFFLSEPSGITRHSIKLSPSAIEALSQYPWPGNIRELKNIIERIVAVYKHEIIDAAMINLMLEDENQQYNAIHNSTKPNELEEINNALALAKGKYVEAAKILGINRSTLWRKMKRLGLK, encoded by the coding sequence ATGTCGCTCATCACATTTCTGGCTCCAGATAACAGTATGCTGGACAAGGCTCATGCCTCATTTAAAACTCACCATCGTGACATAACTGTCGTCAAGGGGTTACTGAGCGAAGGAGTAATCATTGCCTCTTCACTCGTGGCCACAGGAACTGAAATCATTATTACCCGGGGCGGAACGGCATCAGCCATAAGGAATGCCGGAATCCCGGTAACTATTGTTGAAGTCCCGATTACAGGCTTCGATATAATCCGGTGTGTTGAAAGAGCCAAGCGGCATGGTCGTCGTATCGGCGCCGTGTCGTTTCCTGCTATGCTCCAGGGAATTGACTGTCTGAGCTCCATTTTGGGAGTAGACATTCACCTTTATCCTATTAACGAAGAATCAGAGGCAGAAACTCAAGTTGTCCGGGCTTTCCAAGACGGCGTAGATGTTGTTATTGGCGGGTTCATTACCGGTAAGGCCGCCCAACAACATAATTATCCGTTCGAACTCATTGACAGCGGTGCAGAAGGTATCCTCCAGGCAGCTCTGGAAGCAAAACGGATTGCCTATGCGCGGAATTTAGAAAAAACCAAAACCAGTCTATTTCGGGCCGTCCTCGATTATGCCTATGGAGGAATCATCGCTGTCGATAACCAGTATTGTGTCACCGTCTTTAACCCCATTGCCGAACAGATAACAGGTATTAATAACGCTCAGGCAGTTGGTAAAAAGATTGCCCAAATTTGGCCGGAACTCAACCTTGAAAAAGTTATCAGCCTGGGCGAAGATGATTTAGGACAAATTCTCACCATTAACGGAGTTGATGTTCTCTGTAATAAAGTTCCCATCCGCGTTAACAGTAATATTGTCGGAGCTGTTGTTACCTTTCAAGATGTAACGCAAATCCAGCAAATGGAGGCTAGAGTCAGACGGAGTATTTATGCTTCCGGGCATGTAGCAAACTTTTGCTTTAACGACATCATAGGTACTAGCGAGGCAATAAGACAGCCCATAGAAATTGCTAAAAAATTTTCCATAACTGAATCGTCTATTCTCATTACCGGTGAAACCGGCAGCGGCAAAGAAGTATTCGCGCAGAGTATTCATAACTATAGCCAGCGCCGTCAAGGTCCTTTTGTGGCAATCAACTGTGCCGCCCTCCCCAGTCAAATACTGGAAAGTGAACTCTTTGGCTACGTGGGAGGCGCTTTTACCGGGGCCAATCACAAGGGAAAACCCGGACTTTTCGAAGTAGCCCATGGCGGCACAATTTTTCTTGATGAAATTGCCGAGATGGACTATATTACTCAGGGCAAACTTTTACGGGTATTGCAGGAAAAGAAGGTCATGCGTTTAGGAAGTGACCGAATTATTCCGGTTGACGTCCGCGTTATTGCCGCCACCAATAAAAATTTAAAAAGTCTGGTGAATGAAAACAAATTCCGGTCAGATTTATACTACCGCTTAAATGTTTTACAGCTTAAAATCCCGCCGCTTCGTGACCGAAAAGAAGATATCAAACAACTGGCCCACTTTTTTTTAAGCGAGCCCTCTGGCATTACAAGACACTCTATAAAACTGTCTCCCTCAGCCATTGAAGCACTTTCTCAATATCCCTGGCCAGGCAATATCCGGGAGTTAAAAAACATTATCGAACGTATTGTTGCCGTATACAAACATGAAATTATTGATGCTGCCATGATCAATCTCATGCTTGAAGATGAAAACCAGCAGTACAATGCCATTCATAACAGTACCAAGCCCAACGAGTTGGAAGAGATCAATAACGCTCTAGCATTAGCCAAAGGAAAATATGTAGAAGCAGCAAAAATACTCGGCATTAACCGTTCCACCCTTTGGCGCAAAATGAAGCGTTTAGGATTAAAGTAA
- the fsr_2 gene encoding Fosmidomycin resistance protein, with product MFNIVRSIPRYVWLIALGHGVTDLSPGALYVALPFLKAKLGLTYAEVSAIVLTQNITASLSQPFLGYYSDRTPRAWVMSAGCMLCGLAMLASLVVSNYYLLLLFTALSGLGNAAFHPEAAKLVNRLSGKSVGKGASLFSVWGSIGVAIGSLFMAFLLSEGAGLFLYIVPFLLSSAGLVYVAVSLPPTPAVHTDGLRKLKASFNWSVCSLLGMVAARATVSSGISAFVPLYYVSYLHGSALYASSLLTVYMAAGAFGTMLGGIMSDKYGSRTVMIYSILPLSLLLYLFRFAGGILPFIILALASMLLSATFTSSLVLIQKMMPGNIGMASGLNLGFSVGLGTMGVLVLGKIADLWSMPLIFDILAFLPVIAFVLTLFIREPESKEALTG from the coding sequence ATGTTTAATATAGTACGGTCGATTCCCAGATATGTGTGGCTGATTGCGCTGGGGCACGGTGTTACCGATTTGTCACCGGGAGCGTTGTATGTGGCGCTGCCTTTTTTAAAAGCCAAACTGGGTTTAACGTATGCGGAGGTCAGCGCCATTGTCTTGACGCAAAATATAACTGCTTCGCTTAGTCAGCCTTTTTTGGGTTATTACAGTGACCGAACGCCAAGGGCGTGGGTTATGTCTGCAGGATGCATGTTATGTGGTCTGGCGATGCTGGCATCACTGGTGGTGTCTAACTATTATCTGTTGTTGCTGTTCACTGCCCTCAGCGGTTTGGGCAATGCTGCGTTTCATCCTGAGGCGGCCAAGCTGGTAAACCGTCTGAGCGGTAAATCAGTTGGCAAAGGAGCCAGTTTATTTAGTGTCTGGGGCAGTATTGGTGTGGCAATCGGTTCTCTGTTTATGGCGTTTTTGCTTTCTGAGGGCGCCGGTTTATTTCTCTATATTGTCCCCTTTTTACTAAGCAGCGCCGGGCTTGTTTATGTAGCGGTCAGCCTGCCGCCAACGCCGGCGGTACATACTGACGGCTTGCGCAAACTGAAGGCATCGTTCAATTGGTCGGTATGTTCCCTGCTGGGAATGGTGGCTGCCAGAGCAACCGTTTCATCAGGTATTAGCGCTTTTGTGCCTCTATATTATGTATCTTACCTGCACGGGAGTGCATTGTATGCCAGTTCGCTGTTGACTGTATATATGGCTGCCGGCGCTTTCGGAACCATGCTGGGGGGAATCATGAGCGACAAATACGGCAGCAGGACCGTGATGATTTATTCTATTTTGCCGCTGTCATTGCTATTGTATTTATTCCGTTTTGCCGGCGGCATATTGCCGTTTATTATCTTGGCACTGGCCAGTATGCTGCTGTCGGCGACTTTTACCAGCAGTCTGGTACTTATACAAAAAATGATGCCAGGTAATATTGGCATGGCTTCAGGTCTTAACCTCGGTTTTAGTGTGGGCCTGGGAACCATGGGTGTGCTGGTTTTGGGCAAAATCGCCGACCTGTGGAGTATGCCGCTCATTTTTGATATACTGGCATTCTTGCCGGTAATTGCTTTTGTTTTGACTTTGTTTATCCGTGAGCCGGAAAGTAAAGAGGCATTGACGGGTTAA